One window from the genome of Lysobacter helvus encodes:
- a CDS encoding beta strand repeat-containing protein — translation MKIERNRARKGAVVARRYSVSPVTRAIRSVLTVSTAALAFSGTGLALASAPVHTTQAPAFAAQHADLSQHAAFAPSVPVVDLTLVRDADLPASVVGGDLGLTAALSDTDLQYAGPVGPGGGDAFDRVFDIANVQSFVAPGPGGGSGGLDDQVFFSYSNPGNFPGNWYVSPHGNNITVTSNTGLADGWFVSLGGIDELDADWTMDITGYTWAAGVEMEVAAQGYVLQTGDISATATGAYGQAMGVYVSAGTDATISNDGGSIGAHATGAYGIAAGLFGYAVSGTSDVGNNGLLVADANNSGTAIGVTSTSVYGTALGANNGTMSVSGGDYGTGVGATSFYGTDARAMNNGAMTVSGGYSAIGLDADAAYGNAMASNGDSATVQVTSLGYALGMQATAGGNATANNTGNVSATALFGNAIGMQVLGDTASGTNADGGTLTVSGGYVAIGIDAEGARSANATNGGTLDVDGSFAAMGLYAGANGTAMASNTGTITVDSIDANAFGLLAYGGGNATTFSDGSLAVTSAYGDALGLQAISVAGDANATNLGTLKVSGDNAKGLYAISYGTGTAHAENTGTINAGGVNSAYGMYALSVNGDASIHNGGSVGASADGAAIGAFVGGYNASVKNDGDIAATSNSFISEGVLAVGAYTDITNSGSVSSSGLVAFGLDSEGAYGAGITNSRDVTATGYFRAYGLYATSSGGNVAIANTGNVDVDAFGVAYGAFANGAGAITVTNDNGIDARSEYTDALGVLAVGGAVNVTNTGIVHADGYATGAGIYAAGGFVTVDNDGGNISANARVGDGFAVGVLAAGGDVAVNNSAFIGATGAYATGIDIRAAYAATATNNVGGTVQVDGSFATGISVRSSNEGQAATATNDGTVNASGTASVSGIEAVSRAFQGTGVVTNNGSVNINAPYAGVAQGLVAAGDSGAIIHNTQYGTLNVTGGSAAYGALALSADVEGSFTNDGRVIVNAVSRGGTAFGAVVQGNTGIATVDNTGTGLIVAQGDNAYGAYATGLFSHASVDNSGVIYAFANAGNSFGALAYSYNNLATTSNAGLLVSSAAGASVGMEALTLFGDASITNDGTLFAGGGTRARGEIARSLFGTATTSNDDTIIVRSNGGAYGMWSRADYGVADATNNGDVDVQSYYSRAYGVLSGGYYGATLTNTIDGKVDARGYTNAIAAAAYSNYGDVTIVNDGSLSASALGLSYGIQALAAFDATVTNTGTISSISSAAVGDGIYANATNVDVTNTGDIVAKGDYWSAGIEGRGDAVSILSSGGSVDAYVYDGNAFGLFARANDDATVRNNSDMWATAEHGNAYGEFAIAGNGIGDHAITTNGGDVIVRAYDGAAYGVLAAGTDVDSTNSGTLDVQGTLAATGMVGLGNTHSILINHGDIDARASADGSTAIGLYAYAVGFARGVNDGTIYAHANNGNALGMDVYGDTAVVQNLAGGDVSASVYQGMAIGSYSWGTISNTVTNAGVVRASTGDGNATGIMALGYGVVQVNASATSQVTASGNGSGTFTTGILADGDVAGVDNAGGVAVNGTGARSVGIQVFGDTSATINTTGIVNTSAGKYSNTSVVGLLADATGAVSVTNGGIVTGAGGYDATGILAHAYDGDVAVSNTSDGTIQVTDAFNRRVTGVYAASSYGDVSIDNAGTISAGGTFTFPKYNIDSTTEVAMGANAYAAFGNASITNSGTVNVLAGVYGAGLVAGSYEGDASVVNTGTVKVTVNGDFAIGLGAQSDDGNASVSNVHDLTVTNSYSVAVGGAASGDSASASNGGNLTVSGVSGAVGLAAHGSTQADVLNDGSVQVTQLQSGNSLAATGLLAYASVGDAIVTNHGSVSVNAYDRAVGIDASAYGNTTVTNANDVTVFGNYGYAIGVMARDLDGAGGDLTAVTNSGQIHAGSGSSWAEGVFAEGEKVNVTNALGGSVEATGLHFAAGIDTRGDTVAIANAGDVSAQAFDSTYSMAMGIEGFANDALAITNTGHVDATSPYGDAKGVAAYGYGTVLVDNRGSIAAGAYGYAMGIGAEGLDGASVTVRNSGDITATSDDSFADGIFSRGGAVSITNTHAIVATATQWAAGMEVDADAITIANGGDITATSTGNGQASGIYAYGLTSMAIGNTGHVIASAVDGNAFGISAYGEYATTAVTNGGSLNARSTNGNATGVNAYGDATTVANAGTIDALGHDAAFGIQAGAYGTVSVSGNGTIHATATQYALGVGADGDIANVNVGGTTIAAADQAIGIRASGNTSASVNTTGTVTATGIASAFGVQVDSDASSFHNTNVVRATATGDDAFAAGALVFGATASVNNGATLSATATGHDSQAIGAFVLGGDVSLANTATITATSTSGAAVGALVGAKYGDGTVTNSGTITATGHTGNTVGLVAQSAGDVTVNNTGTINAIDAGYAIAMGLYADGTSVVTNTGTIVATSSVENSVAIAGGDGVEDIRNAGMLNGALVLGDGNDVLTNQNHGTWIVRGHGTDFGGGDDRIVNAAGGTIVMNNAAISLGGNSGAGNVFTNAGLVSVNGDSSIDLGTGLSAAPLMQSNLHAIAAAPVSVLNPIAFTNNGTISFLDGAPDDTLTIYGDFAGQGALNVDVSLLNRTSDMLYIEGNVSDGTKQALNVRVLDLPKTVAGLSIPVVSVTGESKAGEFTAGTFSIDRVLLNANNFVNLKVGVTERINTANATADLFNITVAMDGVNDTGSLAGDIATGAQSLMTTQVGTFRQRMGVFSRMGDSDTGAWVRVFHDKGTITPQFTLDNMPQNGQFGFEQTNSGVEAGVNAYVTDGFFIGATLGKSEGKQSLDNGFGSDKLKGDTAGLYMTYLSPNGFYADVSYRWMHFDADLTSAGGKQESGGDVGAFNVEAGWNVWTSASGLKLVPQVQYTRSEVSNVDILHGDLASFEIHGGTSSRGRAGLELEQSFTTASGANWTPYGALSVIREFKGEQGFTIADTFTGHTSTQGTSGMLEVGANVKMGNLDIFGGLNWTDGGAFDSILGGQVGLRYTW, via the coding sequence TTGAAGATCGAACGTAACCGTGCCCGCAAGGGTGCCGTCGTCGCACGTCGTTATTCCGTTTCGCCCGTCACGCGCGCCATCCGCAGCGTCCTGACCGTCTCCACCGCCGCGCTGGCCTTCTCCGGCACCGGCCTGGCCCTGGCGAGCGCCCCCGTCCACACCACGCAAGCGCCGGCCTTCGCCGCGCAGCATGCCGACCTCTCGCAGCACGCGGCCTTCGCGCCGTCGGTGCCGGTGGTCGACCTGACGCTGGTGCGCGACGCCGATCTTCCCGCGAGCGTGGTGGGTGGCGACCTCGGCCTGACGGCCGCGCTGTCCGACACGGATCTCCAGTACGCCGGCCCGGTGGGCCCGGGCGGCGGCGATGCGTTCGATCGCGTCTTCGATATCGCCAACGTGCAGTCGTTCGTCGCGCCCGGCCCGGGCGGCGGCAGCGGCGGCCTCGACGACCAGGTGTTCTTCAGCTACAGCAACCCGGGCAATTTCCCGGGCAACTGGTACGTCTCTCCGCACGGCAACAACATAACCGTGACGTCGAACACGGGCCTCGCCGATGGCTGGTTCGTCTCGCTCGGCGGCATCGACGAGCTCGACGCCGATTGGACGATGGACATCACCGGCTACACGTGGGCCGCTGGCGTGGAAATGGAAGTCGCCGCGCAGGGTTACGTGCTGCAGACGGGCGACATCAGCGCGACCGCGACCGGCGCCTACGGCCAGGCGATGGGCGTGTACGTGTCCGCCGGTACCGACGCGACGATCAGCAACGACGGCGGCAGCATCGGGGCCCATGCGACGGGCGCCTACGGCATCGCGGCCGGCTTGTTCGGTTATGCCGTCTCCGGCACCAGCGATGTCGGCAACAACGGCCTGCTCGTCGCCGACGCCAACAACAGCGGCACCGCGATCGGCGTGACGTCGACTTCGGTGTACGGCACGGCGCTGGGCGCCAACAACGGCACGATGTCCGTCTCCGGCGGGGATTACGGCACCGGCGTCGGCGCCACGTCGTTCTACGGCACGGACGCCCGCGCGATGAACAACGGTGCGATGACCGTGTCCGGCGGCTACAGCGCGATCGGCCTCGACGCCGATGCCGCGTATGGCAACGCAATGGCGTCGAACGGCGACTCCGCCACCGTCCAGGTCACCTCGCTCGGTTACGCGCTCGGCATGCAGGCCACGGCGGGCGGCAACGCCACCGCGAACAACACGGGCAACGTCAGCGCGACCGCCCTGTTCGGCAACGCGATCGGCATGCAGGTCCTCGGCGACACGGCCAGCGGCACCAACGCCGACGGCGGGACCTTGACGGTCTCCGGCGGGTACGTCGCCATCGGCATCGATGCCGAAGGCGCCAGGTCCGCCAACGCGACCAACGGCGGCACGCTCGACGTCGACGGCAGCTTTGCCGCGATGGGCCTCTACGCGGGCGCCAACGGCACCGCGATGGCGAGCAACACCGGCACGATCACGGTCGACAGCATCGATGCCAACGCCTTCGGCCTGCTCGCCTACGGCGGCGGCAACGCCACGACGTTCAGCGACGGCTCGCTCGCCGTCACCTCGGCGTACGGCGATGCGCTGGGCCTGCAGGCGATCTCCGTGGCCGGTGACGCGAATGCCACCAACCTCGGCACGCTGAAGGTTTCCGGCGACAACGCCAAGGGCCTGTACGCGATCTCCTACGGCACCGGCACCGCGCACGCCGAGAACACCGGCACGATCAACGCCGGCGGCGTGAACAGCGCGTACGGCATGTACGCGCTGTCGGTCAACGGCGATGCCTCGATCCACAACGGCGGCAGCGTCGGCGCTTCCGCCGACGGCGCGGCGATCGGCGCGTTCGTTGGCGGCTACAACGCCAGCGTCAAGAACGACGGCGACATCGCCGCGACGTCGAACAGCTTCATCTCCGAGGGCGTTCTCGCCGTCGGTGCGTACACCGACATCACCAACAGCGGCAGCGTCTCCTCCTCGGGCCTGGTCGCGTTCGGCCTGGACAGCGAAGGCGCGTACGGCGCCGGCATCACCAACAGCCGCGACGTCACCGCCACCGGTTACTTCCGCGCGTATGGCCTGTACGCCACGTCCAGCGGCGGCAACGTCGCGATCGCCAACACCGGCAACGTGGACGTCGACGCCTTCGGCGTGGCCTACGGTGCGTTCGCCAACGGTGCGGGCGCGATCACGGTCACCAACGACAACGGCATCGATGCGCGCTCGGAATACACCGATGCGCTCGGCGTGCTCGCCGTCGGCGGCGCGGTGAACGTCACCAACACCGGCATCGTCCATGCCGACGGCTACGCCACCGGCGCCGGCATCTATGCCGCCGGCGGCTTCGTCACCGTCGACAACGACGGCGGCAACATTTCCGCGAATGCGCGCGTCGGCGACGGCTTCGCGGTCGGCGTGCTCGCCGCGGGCGGCGACGTCGCCGTCAACAACAGCGCCTTCATCGGCGCGACCGGCGCCTACGCCACCGGCATCGACATCCGCGCGGCGTACGCCGCCACGGCGACCAACAACGTCGGCGGCACGGTGCAGGTGGACGGTTCGTTCGCCACCGGCATCAGCGTGCGCAGCTCGAACGAAGGGCAGGCGGCGACGGCGACGAACGACGGCACGGTGAACGCCAGCGGCACGGCGTCCGTGAGCGGCATCGAAGCGGTCAGCCGCGCCTTCCAGGGCACGGGCGTCGTCACCAACAACGGCAGCGTCAACATCAACGCGCCGTATGCGGGCGTCGCGCAGGGCCTGGTGGCCGCCGGCGACAGCGGCGCGATCATCCACAACACGCAGTACGGCACGCTCAACGTGACCGGTGGTTCGGCGGCCTACGGCGCGCTCGCGCTGTCGGCGGACGTCGAAGGCTCCTTCACCAACGACGGCCGCGTGATCGTCAACGCGGTCTCGCGCGGCGGCACCGCGTTCGGTGCGGTCGTGCAGGGCAACACCGGCATCGCCACGGTCGACAACACCGGCACCGGGCTCATCGTGGCGCAGGGCGACAACGCGTACGGCGCCTATGCGACCGGCTTGTTCAGCCATGCCAGCGTCGACAACAGCGGCGTCATCTATGCCTTCGCCAATGCCGGCAATTCGTTCGGCGCGCTGGCGTACTCGTACAACAACCTCGCCACCACCTCCAACGCCGGCCTGCTCGTGTCGTCGGCGGCCGGTGCCTCGGTCGGCATGGAAGCGCTGACGCTCTTCGGCGATGCCAGCATCACCAACGACGGCACGCTGTTCGCCGGCGGCGGCACGCGCGCACGCGGCGAGATCGCGCGTTCGCTGTTCGGCACCGCGACGACGTCCAACGACGACACCATCATCGTGCGCTCCAACGGCGGCGCCTACGGCATGTGGTCGCGCGCCGACTACGGCGTGGCCGATGCCACCAACAACGGCGACGTCGACGTGCAGTCGTACTACAGCCGCGCCTACGGCGTGCTGTCGGGCGGCTACTACGGCGCCACGCTCACCAACACGATCGACGGCAAGGTCGACGCGCGCGGCTACACCAACGCGATCGCGGCGGCCGCGTATTCGAACTACGGCGACGTCACGATCGTCAACGACGGCTCGCTGAGCGCTTCGGCGCTCGGCCTGTCGTACGGCATCCAGGCGCTGGCCGCCTTCGATGCGACGGTGACCAACACCGGCACGATTTCCTCGATCTCCAGCGCGGCGGTCGGCGACGGCATCTACGCCAACGCGACCAACGTCGACGTCACCAACACCGGCGACATCGTGGCGAAGGGCGATTACTGGTCTGCGGGCATCGAAGGCCGCGGCGACGCGGTGTCGATCCTCAGCAGCGGCGGTTCGGTCGATGCGTACGTGTACGACGGCAACGCCTTCGGCCTGTTCGCACGCGCCAACGACGACGCCACGGTGCGCAACAACAGCGACATGTGGGCCACCGCGGAGCACGGCAACGCGTACGGCGAATTCGCCATCGCCGGCAACGGCATCGGTGACCACGCCATCACGACCAACGGCGGCGACGTGATCGTCCGCGCGTACGACGGCGCCGCCTACGGCGTGCTCGCCGCCGGCACCGACGTGGATTCGACGAACAGCGGCACGCTCGACGTGCAGGGCACCCTCGCCGCCACCGGTATGGTGGGCCTGGGCAACACGCATTCGATCCTGATCAACCACGGCGACATCGACGCGCGCGCCAGCGCCGACGGCAGCACGGCGATCGGCCTGTACGCCTACGCGGTCGGTTTCGCGCGCGGCGTCAACGACGGCACCATCTACGCGCACGCCAACAACGGCAACGCGCTCGGCATGGACGTCTACGGCGACACGGCCGTCGTGCAGAACCTGGCGGGTGGCGACGTTTCGGCCTCGGTCTACCAGGGTATGGCCATCGGCAGCTACAGCTGGGGCACGATCTCCAACACGGTGACCAACGCCGGAGTGGTCCGCGCCAGCACCGGCGACGGCAACGCCACCGGCATCATGGCGCTGGGGTACGGCGTCGTGCAGGTCAACGCTTCGGCCACCAGCCAGGTCACTGCGAGCGGCAACGGCAGCGGCACCTTCACGACCGGCATCCTCGCCGACGGCGACGTGGCGGGCGTGGACAACGCCGGCGGCGTGGCGGTGAACGGCACCGGCGCGCGCTCGGTCGGCATCCAGGTCTTCGGCGACACGTCGGCCACGATCAACACCACCGGCATCGTGAACACGAGCGCCGGCAAGTACAGCAACACCAGCGTCGTCGGCCTGCTGGCCGACGCCACCGGCGCGGTGTCGGTCACCAACGGCGGCATCGTCACGGGTGCGGGCGGCTACGACGCCACCGGCATCCTCGCGCACGCCTACGACGGCGACGTGGCCGTGTCCAACACGAGCGACGGCACGATCCAGGTGACCGATGCCTTCAACCGCAGGGTCACCGGCGTCTACGCCGCGTCGTCCTACGGCGACGTGTCGATCGACAACGCCGGCACGATCAGCGCCGGCGGCACGTTCACCTTCCCGAAGTACAACATCGACAGCACCACCGAAGTCGCGATGGGCGCGAACGCCTACGCCGCGTTCGGCAACGCTTCGATCACCAACAGCGGCACCGTCAACGTCCTCGCCGGCGTCTACGGCGCGGGCCTGGTGGCCGGTTCGTACGAGGGCGATGCCAGCGTCGTGAACACCGGCACGGTGAAGGTGACGGTCAACGGCGACTTCGCCATCGGCCTGGGCGCGCAGTCGGATGACGGCAACGCTTCGGTCAGCAACGTCCACGACCTGACGGTGACCAACAGCTACAGCGTTGCCGTGGGCGGCGCCGCCAGCGGCGACTCCGCTTCGGCCTCCAACGGCGGCAACCTCACCGTGTCCGGCGTGTCCGGCGCCGTGGGCCTCGCCGCGCATGGCAGCACGCAGGCCGATGTCCTCAACGATGGCTCGGTCCAGGTCACGCAGCTCCAGTCGGGCAACAGCCTGGCGGCCACCGGCCTGCTGGCGTACGCCTCGGTCGGCGATGCGATCGTCACCAACCACGGCAGCGTCTCGGTCAACGCCTACGATCGCGCGGTCGGCATCGACGCGTCGGCGTACGGCAACACCACGGTCACCAACGCGAACGACGTCACCGTGTTCGGCAACTACGGCTACGCGATCGGCGTGATGGCGCGCGACCTGGATGGCGCCGGCGGCGACCTGACGGCCGTCACCAACAGCGGCCAGATCCACGCCGGCTCCGGTTCTTCGTGGGCCGAAGGCGTGTTCGCCGAAGGCGAGAAGGTCAACGTCACCAACGCGCTCGGCGGCTCGGTCGAAGCCACCGGCCTGCACTTCGCCGCGGGCATCGACACGCGCGGCGACACCGTTGCGATCGCCAACGCCGGCGACGTCTCGGCCCAGGCGTTCGACAGCACCTACAGCATGGCGATGGGCATCGAGGGCTTCGCCAACGACGCGCTCGCGATCACCAACACCGGCCACGTCGATGCGACCAGCCCGTACGGCGATGCGAAGGGTGTCGCGGCCTACGGTTACGGCACCGTGCTCGTCGACAACCGCGGCAGCATCGCGGCCGGCGCCTACGGCTACGCGATGGGCATCGGCGCGGAAGGCCTGGACGGCGCCTCGGTGACGGTCCGCAACAGCGGCGACATCACCGCGACCTCCGACGACAGCTTCGCCGACGGCATCTTCTCCCGCGGCGGCGCGGTCTCGATCACCAACACCCACGCGATCGTCGCCACGGCGACGCAATGGGCGGCGGGCATGGAAGTCGACGCCGACGCGATCACCATCGCCAACGGCGGCGACATCACCGCGACCTCCACCGGCAACGGCCAGGCCTCGGGCATCTACGCCTACGGCCTGACGTCGATGGCGATCGGCAACACCGGCCACGTCATCGCCTCGGCCGTCGACGGCAACGCGTTCGGCATCTCGGCCTACGGCGAATACGCCACGACCGCGGTGACCAACGGCGGTTCGCTCAACGCGCGCAGCACCAACGGCAACGCCACGGGCGTGAACGCCTACGGCGACGCGACCACGGTGGCCAACGCCGGCACGATCGACGCGCTCGGCCACGACGCCGCGTTCGGCATCCAGGCTGGCGCGTACGGCACGGTGTCGGTCTCCGGCAACGGCACGATCCACGCGACCGCGACCCAGTACGCGCTCGGCGTCGGTGCGGACGGCGACATCGCCAACGTCAACGTCGGCGGCACGACGATCGCCGCCGCCGACCAGGCGATCGGCATCCGCGCCTCGGGCAACACCAGCGCCTCGGTCAACACGACGGGCACGGTGACGGCCACGGGCATCGCCAGCGCGTTCGGCGTGCAGGTCGATTCGGACGCCTCGTCCTTCCACAACACCAACGTGGTCCGCGCCACCGCCACCGGCGATGACGCCTTCGCCGCCGGTGCGCTGGTCTTCGGCGCCACGGCGTCGGTCAACAACGGCGCCACCCTGTCGGCGACCGCGACCGGCCACGACAGCCAGGCCATCGGCGCGTTCGTGCTCGGCGGCGACGTCTCGCTCGCCAACACCGCCACGATCACCGCCACCAGCACCTCCGGTGCGGCCGTCGGTGCGCTGGTCGGCGCGAAGTACGGCGACGGCACGGTCACCAACAGCGGCACGATCACGGCGACCGGCCACACCGGCAACACGGTCGGCCTGGTCGCGCAGTCGGCGGGCGACGTCACGGTGAACAACACCGGCACGATCAACGCGATCGACGCCGGCTACGCGATCGCCATGGGCCTGTACGCCGACGGCACGTCGGTGGTCACCAACACCGGCACGATCGTCGCGACCTCCAGCGTCGAGAACAGCGTGGCGATCGCCGGCGGCGACGGCGTCGAGGACATCCGCAACGCCGGCATGCTCAACGGCGCGCTGGTGCTCGGCGACGGCAACGACGTGCTGACCAACCAGAACCACGGCACCTGGATCGTGCGCGGCCACGGCACCGACTTCGGCGGCGGCGACGATCGCATCGTCAACGCGGCCGGCGGCACCATCGTGATGAACAACGCGGCGATCTCGCTGGGCGGCAATTCCGGCGCGGGCAACGTGTTCACCAACGCGGGCCTGGTCTCGGTCAACGGCGACAGCAGCATCGACCTCGGCACGGGCCTGTCCGCCGCGCCGCTGATGCAGAGCAACCTGCACGCCATCGCCGCGGCGCCGGTCTCGGTGCTCAACCCGATCGCCTTCACCAACAACGGCACGATCAGCTTCCTGGACGGCGCGCCGGACGACACGCTCACCATCTACGGCGACTTCGCCGGCCAGGGTGCGCTGAACGTCGACGTCAGCCTGCTCAACCGGACCAGCGACATGCTGTACATCGAAGGCAACGTGTCCGACGGCACGAAGCAGGCGCTCAACGTGCGCGTGCTCGACCTGCCGAAGACGGTGGCGGGCCTGTCGATCCCGGTGGTCTCGGTCACGGGCGAATCGAAGGCCGGCGAGTTCACGGCCGGTACCTTCTCCATCGACCGCGTGCTGCTCAACGCCAACAACTTCGTCAACCTGAAGGTCGGCGTCACCGAGCGCATCAACACCGCCAACGCCACCGCCGACCTGTTCAACATCACGGTCGCGATGGACGGCGTGAACGACACCGGTTCGCTCGCCGGCGACATCGCCACCGGCGCGCAGAGCCTGATGACCACGCAGGTCGGCACGTTCCGCCAGCGCATGGGTGTGTTCTCGCGCATGGGCGACAGCGACACCGGCGCGTGGGTCCGCGTCTTCCACGACAAGGGCACGATCACGCCGCAGTTCACGCTGGACAACATGCCGCAGAACGGCCAGTTCGGTTTCGAACAGACCAACAGCGGCGTGGAAGCGGGCGTCAACGCCTACGTGACCGATGGCTTCTTCATCGGCGCCACGCTGGGCAAGAGCGAAGGCAAGCAGTCGCTCGACAACGGCTTCGGTTCCGACAAGCTCAAGGGCGACACCGCCGGCCTGTACATGACGTACCTCTCGCCGAACGGGTTCTACGCCGACGTGTCGTACCGCTGGATGCATTTCGACGCGGACCTCACCTCGGCCGGCGGCAAGCAGGAAAGCGGCGGCGACGTGGGTGCGTTCAACGTCGAAGCGGGCTGGAACGTGTGGACTTCGGCCAGCGGCCTGAAGCTCGTGCCGCAGGTGCAGTACACGCGTTCGGAAGTCTCCAACGTCGACATCCTGCACGGCGACCTGGCGAGCTTCGAGATCCACGGCGGCACGTCCTCGCGTGGTCGCGCGGGCCTGGAGCTGGAGCAGTCGTTCACCACGGCCTCCGGCGCGAACTGGACCCCGTACGGCGCGCTGAGCGTGATCCGCGAGTTCAAGGGCGAGCAGGGCTTCACCATCGCCGACACGTTCACCGGCCACACCTCGACGCAAGGCACCAGCGGC
- the coq7 gene encoding 2-polyprenyl-3-methyl-6-methoxy-1,4-benzoquinone monooxygenase, whose translation MRQLNPLDQLLADAQNALGTVFGRPDAVRANPAGDRADVVLDDEERRHAAGLMRINHVGEVCAQALYVGQAAVARDPVTRAALLAAAAEETDHLAWCADRLGELDARPSLLNPVWYAGSYAIGLLAGLRGDGWNLGFVVETERQVEAHLHEHLEQLPAADLRSRAILETMKADEARHADHAEAQGARLLPQPVPAVMAMASNLMKAIAYRI comes from the coding sequence ATGCGCCAACTCAACCCCCTCGACCAGCTGCTCGCCGATGCGCAGAACGCGCTGGGCACCGTCTTCGGCCGCCCGGACGCGGTCCGCGCCAACCCCGCCGGCGACCGCGCCGACGTGGTCCTGGACGACGAAGAACGCCGGCACGCCGCCGGCCTGATGCGGATCAACCACGTCGGGGAGGTCTGCGCGCAGGCCCTCTACGTCGGCCAGGCCGCCGTCGCCCGCGACCCCGTGACCCGCGCCGCCCTGCTCGCCGCCGCCGCCGAGGAAACCGACCACCTCGCCTGGTGCGCCGACCGCCTCGGCGAACTCGACGCGCGCCCGAGCCTGCTCAACCCGGTCTGGTATGCGGGCAGCTACGCGATCGGCCTGCTCGCCGGGCTCCGGGGCGACGGCTGGAACCTGGGCTTCGTGGTGGAAACCGAGCGCCAGGTCGAAGCCCACCTGCACGAGCACCTCGAACAACTGCCCGCCGCCGACCTGCGCAGCCGCGCCATCCTGGAAACGATGAAGGCCGACGAGGCCCGCCATGCGGACCACGCCGAGGCGCAGGGCGCGCGATTGCTGCCGCAGCCAGTGCCTGCGGTGATGGCGATGGCGTCGAACCTGATGAAGGCCATTGCCTACCGGATCTAG
- the speD gene encoding adenosylmethionine decarboxylase: MVKPLPRLKLQGFNNLTKALSFNIYDVCYAVSEEQRGRYIEYIDEEYNADRLTQILTDVAEIIGANILNVARQDYDPQGASVTILISEQPVVEKALAKGVISEAVVAHMDKSHITVHTYPETHPDNGIATFRADIDVATCGVISPLKALNYLIESLESDIVVMDYRVRGFTRDIKGRKHYIDHKINSIQDYLAKNVKSRYEMLDVNVYQENIFHTKMHLKEFDLDNYLFEEKAKNLSFKERMKIEARLKREIEELYHGRNLVE; encoded by the coding sequence ATGGTCAAGCCGCTGCCGCGCCTGAAGCTCCAGGGTTTCAACAACCTGACCAAGGCGCTGTCCTTCAACATCTACGACGTCTGCTACGCGGTGTCGGAAGAGCAGCGCGGACGCTACATCGAGTACATCGACGAGGAATACAACGCCGACCGCCTCACGCAGATCCTGACGGACGTGGCGGAGATCATCGGCGCCAACATCCTCAACGTGGCGCGCCAGGACTACGACCCGCAGGGCGCGTCGGTGACGATCCTGATCAGCGAACAGCCGGTGGTGGAGAAGGCGCTCGCCAAGGGCGTGATCTCCGAGGCGGTGGTCGCGCACATGGACAAGTCGCACATCACGGTCCACACGTATCCGGAAACGCATCCGGACAACGGCATCGCCACGTTCCGCGCCGACATCGACGTGGCCACGTGCGGCGTGATTTCGCCGCTGAAGGCCCTGAACTACCTGATCGAAAGCCTGGAATCGGACATCGTGGTGATGGACTACCGCGTGCGCGGCTTCACCCGCGACATCAAGGGCCGCAAGCACTACATCGACCACAAGATCAACTCGATCCAGGACTACCTGGCCAAGAACGTGAAGTCGCGCTACGAGATGCTCGACGTCAACGTCTACCAGGAAAACATCTTCCACACGAAAATGCATCTGAAGGAGTTCGACCTCGACAACTACCTGTTCGAGGAGAAGGCGAAGAATTTGTCCTTCAAGGAACGCATGAAGATCGAAGCGCGGTTGAAGCGCGAGATCGAAGAGCTCTACCACGGCCGGAACCTGGTGGAGTAA
- the crp gene encoding cAMP-activated global transcriptional regulator CRP — MSPNLPAHATPLRRAISPLAPDAATLERFLAQCHRRRYPTRTDVFRPGDPAGTLYYVVNGSTSIITEEDDGRELVLGYLGTGEFVGEMGLFIETERREVALRTRTPCELAEISYERLYQLLLGPLMQDAPRILYMIGSQLSRRLLDTSRKAGRLAFLDVTDRIVRTLHDLAREPESMSHPQGTQLRVSRQELARLVGCSREMAGRVLKKLETEGKLHARGKTVVLYGTRG, encoded by the coding sequence ATGAGCCCCAACCTGCCTGCGCACGCCACGCCGCTCCGCCGCGCGATCAGCCCGCTCGCGCCGGATGCCGCCACGCTCGAACGCTTCCTGGCGCAGTGCCACCGCCGCCGCTACCCCACCCGCACCGACGTGTTCCGCCCGGGCGACCCGGCCGGCACGCTGTACTACGTGGTCAACGGCTCCACCAGCATCATCACGGAAGAGGACGACGGCCGGGAGCTCGTGCTCGGCTATCTCGGCACCGGCGAGTTCGTCGGCGAGATGGGCCTGTTCATCGAAACCGAGCGGCGCGAAGTCGCGCTGCGCACGCGCACCCCGTGCGAACTGGCCGAGATCAGCTACGAGCGCCTCTACCAGCTGCTGCTCGGCCCCCTGATGCAGGACGCCCCGCGCATCCTCTACATGATCGGCTCGCAGCTCTCCCGCCGCCTGCTCGACACCAGCCGCAAGGCCGGCCGCCTGGCCTTCCTCGACGTCACCGACCGCATCGTGCGCACGCTGCACGACCTGGCCCGCGAGCCCGAGTCGATGAGCCACCCGCAGGGCACGCAGTTGCGCGTCTCGCGCCAGGAGCTCGCGCGCCTGGTCGGCTGCTCCCGCGAGATGGCCGGCCGCGTGCTGAAGAAGCTGGAAACCGAGGGCAAGCTGCACGCCCGCGGCAAGACCGTCGTGCTCTACGGGACGCGCGGCTGA